The following DNA comes from Acidobacteriota bacterium.
TTGGCCGAGCTCTGCCAAGCCTGCCCTGAGCGGGATGTCTGCGGCGGAGGGCACCTGCCCCATCGCTACTCGCTGTCCAACGGCTTCGACAATCCCTCGGTCTGGTGCCGGGACATCCTGCGCTTTTTCGATCACGTGCGGGCCCGGACCGGCATCCTGCGTCCGCCCCTCAACCAGCCCGAAGACACTCAAGCCGGCTACAGGAGCTGAGGCGCAATGCTGATCGTGCCTCTTCAGTCTCTCCCCCAGGACGCCGGCGAGCGCTCCAAGATCTTGGGACGCTATTTTCAGCGTCAAGTGGCTTCCTCGCGCAGAGTTGAGCAAGGCTGGGCCATCGATCTGGCAGTGCCGGCCTCGGCCGGCTTCTACATCGACCCCGACCTGGAAGGGGGCCTTCGCTGGTGGTCGGACGATATGAGCGTGAGCGCGATCCCGCTGGCGGTGCGCCAGGAGGACGGCTTCCAACTCTCGCTCAACGACAACTGGACGCTGCTTTCCTGGAGCTGCTGGCTCTCGGGGCGAGTTCAACCCCCGGCGGTGCTCAGCATTCTGCATCTCGACAGCCACGGCGACTTGATGAGTCCGCGGCTGTCGCGCCGCTCCGGGAAGTGGGTCGACTTGATCTCGGGCAAGACCTTCGACCTGAAGCAACCCGGCACCGTGGCGTCGGCCATCGGCAGCGGCGCCGTGGGCATCGGCAGCTTCATCTGTCCTCTGCTTCACGAAGTGCCGAGCCTCAACCTTTTCCACCTCTGCCACCGGCACTGCCTCCAGCGCCCTCCCGGACGCTACGCCATGAAGCCGGTCTTGGGAGGCGACGATCCCCTCTTTGAGCACGCCCGTCGACCGCAGATCGAATTGACTCCTTCCAGCGAGCGATCCGACCCCCTGATGGGGACCTACCTGCTGGGCGGCGACCTGGATTCGCTGCTGGATAATATCCCAGCGGGCCCCCTGCTTCTCCATCTCGACCTGGACTATTTCAACAACCGCTACGACGGCAATCCCGACTGGGAGGCGGCTGGCGACCGTCACGACCCGGGCCAGGACGAGATCGTGGAAGCCATCGACACCCTCTTTGCCGCCTTAACCTCAAGCCATTTAGTACGGCGAGTCGAAGACATCTCGGCGGCCCTGTCGCCGTCATTCTTCCCCGCCCGTTTCTGGCCCGTAGCGGTGGATCGCCTGCGAAGCGGAGTCCGGCTGCTGGCTTCAGCTCCCGCCCTTCAAGGGGGCCGATGAGAATGCTGAAGGTACGCCGCCCAGTGGTCATCTTTTCCAACGGACTCGGCGATCACCTGGTCAACCTTCCCGCCTTGCGGGCGCTGGCCTCTCTCTTCCCGGGCCGCCTCGCCCTAATCTGCGAAACCGGCGCCCACCAGACCTTCTTCTCAGGCTTGCACTTTCGCGATGTCTGCGAGGTAGAGATGGAGATCAGCGGCAAGGGGAAGCTCTTCGATGCCGAAACCGTAGCAGCCCGCCTGGCGCCCTGCGACTTGCTGCTTTCCCTCAACCCATGGCACAGCCCCTCGGTCGACCGCCTGATGGAGCTCTTCCGGCATCCTCCCTCCATCGGATTCTTCCCACCTTTCGACACAACCCTGGAACGAGACTTCAGCAAGCATTCCGCCAAGCTAGCCTTCGACGTCCCTCTAACACTCGACGCCTCCCTCCGCATCGAGGACTTCACCGCTCCCCCCGAAATCCCCCGAGAGTTCCAACGCCAGGCCGAGCGCATCCTCAACTCGCTACCCGCCAACGCCCGGGTCCTGACCCTGCATGTCGACACCCAGCCCGAGAAGATGTGGCCCCGCCCGAAGTTTCATCGCCTGCTCGACCGTTTCCTAACCCGCCACCCCCACTTCCACGCCCTCATCCTGGGCCTGGACGACCAGGGTCTCGAACAGGCCCTGGCCTCCGACCGTGT
Coding sequences within:
- a CDS encoding glycosyltransferase family 9 protein: MRMLKVRRPVVIFSNGLGDHLVNLPALRALASLFPGRLALICETGAHQTFFSGLHFRDVCEVEMEISGKGKLFDAETVAARLAPCDLLLSLNPWHSPSVDRLMELFRHPPSIGFFPPFDTTLERDFSKHSAKLAFDVPLTLDASLRIEDFTAPPEIPREFQRQAERILNSLPANARVLTLHVDTQPEKMWPRPKFHRLLDRFLTRHPHFHALILGLDDQGLEQALASDRVISYCNEVPKATALSLVSKSSLFLGVDSFFLHAADLFRIPGVALFGPTDPVEWGFLVAPGKHISANGSMKAVKVNDVLSAMESVLEEEKLRSASA